In uncultured Bacteroides sp., the following proteins share a genomic window:
- the alaS gene encoding alanine--tRNA ligase: protein MLTAKEIRNSFKSFFESKGHQIVPSAPMVIKDDPTLMFTNAGMNQFKDIILGNHLAKYKKVADSQKCLRVSGKHNDLEEVGHDTYHHTMFEMLGNWSFGDYFKKEAIEWAWEYLVEVLKIDSNRLYATVFEGNLDEGLERDNEAAAIWGQFLPADRIINGNKHDNFWEMGDTGPCGPCSEIHIDLRNDAERAEINGLSLVNQSHPQVIEIWNLVFMQYNRKADGSLEGLPAKVIDTGMGFERLCMAIQGKISNYDTDVFQPIIKVIAEMAGTTYGKDTQSDIAMRVISDHIRTIAFSITDGQLPSNAKAGYVIRRILRRAVRYGYTFLNQKQAFIHKLLPVLIENMGEAYPELIAQKELIEKVIKEEEDSFLRTLETGIRLLEKTMSDAKAAGKSVISGTDAFTLYDTFGFPLDLTELILRENEMTANIEEFNAEMQKQKARARNAAAVETGDWIILKEGTSEFVGYDYTEYEVSILRYRQVKQKNKTLYQIVLDYTPFYAESGGQVGDTGVIVSENETVEIIDTKKENNLSVHIAKTLPKYPEAAMMACVNTDKRAACAANHSATHLIDEALREVLGTHVEQKGSLVTPDSLRFDFSHFQKVTDEELRRVEHLVNAKIRANIPLKEYRNIPIADAKELGAIALFGEKYGEEVRVIQFGQSIEFCGGTHVSATGNIGMIRIVSESSVAAGVRRIEAYTGARVEEMIDNIQDILADLKSLFNNAPDLRNVIKKYIDENVGLKKQVDEFMKEKEIQIKKALLKEAKEVNGIQIIKTSIPVSAEAIKNIAFQLRGEIAENLFFVAGTIDNNKPMLTVMLSDNLVATGMNAGKLIKEAAKLIQGGGGGQAHFATAGGKNVDGLNAAIEKVIELSGLEK from the coding sequence ATGTTGACTGCAAAAGAGATCAGAAATTCTTTCAAGAGTTTTTTCGAGTCGAAAGGACATCAGATTGTGCCTTCGGCACCCATGGTGATAAAAGATGACCCAACCCTGATGTTTACTAACGCAGGGATGAATCAATTCAAAGACATCATTCTAGGTAATCACCTCGCAAAGTACAAAAAAGTGGCCGATTCACAAAAATGTCTGCGCGTAAGTGGCAAACACAATGATTTGGAAGAAGTAGGACATGATACTTATCATCACACGATGTTCGAAATGCTTGGCAACTGGTCTTTTGGCGACTACTTCAAAAAGGAAGCTATTGAGTGGGCCTGGGAATACTTAGTCGAGGTTCTCAAAATTGACTCTAACCGACTATATGCCACCGTATTTGAAGGTAACCTAGATGAAGGATTAGAAAGAGATAACGAAGCTGCTGCTATATGGGGACAATTTTTGCCTGCCGACCGTATCATTAATGGTAACAAACATGATAATTTCTGGGAGATGGGCGATACAGGACCTTGCGGACCTTGTTCGGAAATCCACATAGACTTACGTAACGATGCCGAACGTGCAGAAATCAACGGTCTATCATTGGTGAATCAAAGTCACCCACAAGTCATTGAAATATGGAACCTCGTGTTTATGCAGTATAACCGCAAAGCAGACGGAAGCCTAGAAGGACTACCTGCCAAAGTAATCGACACAGGTATGGGTTTTGAACGTCTTTGTATGGCTATACAAGGGAAAATATCGAACTATGACACCGATGTATTCCAACCGATTATAAAAGTTATAGCGGAAATGGCCGGAACAACTTATGGAAAAGATACCCAAAGCGACATTGCAATGAGAGTCATTTCCGACCACATCAGAACCATTGCTTTCTCAATTACTGACGGTCAGCTACCTTCTAATGCTAAAGCAGGATACGTCATTCGGCGCATTCTTCGCCGTGCCGTTCGTTATGGATATACTTTCTTAAATCAAAAACAAGCTTTCATACACAAATTACTCCCTGTGTTAATTGAAAACATGGGAGAAGCTTATCCTGAACTTATAGCACAAAAAGAATTAATAGAAAAAGTAATAAAAGAAGAAGAAGACTCTTTCTTACGCACTTTGGAAACAGGTATTCGCCTGCTGGAAAAGACCATGAGCGATGCTAAAGCTGCTGGAAAAAGTGTTATTAGTGGAACAGATGCTTTCACGTTATACGACACATTTGGTTTCCCTCTAGATCTTACAGAACTCATTCTTCGAGAAAATGAGATGACTGCAAATATAGAAGAGTTCAATGCTGAGATGCAAAAACAAAAGGCACGTGCCCGCAATGCAGCTGCAGTAGAGACAGGTGACTGGATTATTCTAAAAGAAGGAACAAGTGAATTCGTCGGATACGACTATACAGAATACGAAGTATCCATTCTCCGTTATCGTCAGGTAAAGCAAAAAAACAAAACATTATATCAAATAGTACTGGATTATACTCCATTCTATGCTGAGAGCGGTGGTCAGGTAGGAGATACCGGCGTCATTGTCAGTGAGAACGAAACTGTTGAAATCATTGACACCAAAAAAGAGAACAACCTTTCAGTACATATTGCAAAGACTCTACCCAAATATCCAGAAGCAGCAATGATGGCTTGTGTCAATACAGACAAGCGTGCCGCTTGTGCCGCTAATCATTCTGCAACCCACTTAATAGATGAAGCATTAAGAGAAGTCTTAGGTACCCATGTAGAACAAAAAGGTTCTTTAGTAACACCCGATTCTCTACGTTTTGACTTTTCTCACTTCCAAAAAGTGACTGATGAAGAACTTCGAAGAGTAGAGCATCTTGTGAATGCGAAAATCCGTGCTAACATACCTTTAAAAGAATATCGCAATATTCCTATTGCCGATGCAAAAGAATTAGGAGCTATCGCATTATTCGGAGAAAAATATGGAGAAGAAGTCCGTGTTATTCAATTCGGACAATCAATAGAATTTTGTGGCGGTACACACGTCTCGGCAACCGGAAATATCGGTATGATTAGAATCGTATCAGAGAGTTCGGTGGCAGCCGGCGTAAGACGAATAGAAGCCTATACCGGCGCACGTGTAGAAGAGATGATCGACAACATTCAGGATATATTAGCTGATTTGAAATCATTATTCAACAATGCCCCCGACCTGAGAAACGTCATCAAAAAATACATTGATGAAAATGTCGGGTTAAAGAAGCAAGTTGATGAATTCATGAAAGAAAAAGAGATACAGATAAAGAAAGCCTTACTAAAAGAAGCAAAAGAAGTAAACGGTATACAAATTATCAAAACCTCCATACCTGTTTCTGCAGAAGCTATTAAAAACATTGCTTTCCAACTACGTGGAGAAATAGCAGAAAACCTATTCTTTGTTGCTGGAACTATTGACAACAACAAGCCGATGCTTACAGTCATGTTAAGCGACAATCTTGTTGCCACAGGAATGAATGCCGGCAAATTAATTAAGGAAGCAGCTAAACTGATCCAAGGAGGCGGCGGAGGCCAGGCACATTTTGCCACAGCTGGTGGAAAAAACGTAGATGGCCTAAATGCAGCCATTGAGAAAGTAATAGAATTATCCGGCTTAGAAAAATAA
- a CDS encoding peptidoglycan DD-metalloendopeptidase family protein: MRKVYYIYNPRTQTYDRIYPTVRQRALSILRRLFVGMSLGAGAFILLLIIFGSPSEKELRTENSRLLAQYNVLSHRLDEALGVLQDVQQRDDNLYRVIFQADPISPAIRQAGYGGTNRYEHLMDMANADLVVNTTQKLDLLRKQLYIQSKSFDDVVEMCKNHDEMLKCIPAIQPVSNKDLRKTASGYGMRIDPIYGTAKFHGGMDFSAHPGTPVYATGDGVVVKMGWETGYGNTIEIDHGFGYRTIYAHLRDYRTKLGKKVLRGEVIGGVGSTGRSTGPHLHYEVHVKGKRVNPVNYYFKDLSADDYQRMIHIAANHGKVFD; the protein is encoded by the coding sequence ATGCGCAAAGTTTACTACATTTATAATCCACGAACACAGACTTATGACAGAATATATCCTACTGTCCGACAACGGGCATTGAGTATTTTGAGGAGGCTTTTTGTCGGGATGAGTTTGGGGGCCGGAGCTTTTATTTTGTTGCTTATTATTTTCGGTTCGCCGTCTGAAAAGGAACTAAGAACGGAAAATAGTAGACTTTTAGCTCAATATAATGTATTGTCTCATCGATTAGATGAGGCTTTGGGAGTTTTGCAGGATGTACAGCAGCGTGATGATAACTTATATCGGGTTATCTTTCAGGCAGATCCTATCTCTCCGGCTATTCGTCAAGCAGGGTATGGCGGTACTAATCGATATGAGCATTTGATGGACATGGCTAATGCTGATTTGGTGGTTAATACTACGCAGAAGTTGGATTTGCTGCGTAAGCAGCTTTATATACAATCAAAGTCTTTTGATGATGTAGTGGAAATGTGTAAAAATCATGATGAGATGTTGAAGTGTATTCCTGCCATTCAACCTGTCTCTAATAAGGATTTGAGAAAAACAGCTTCTGGCTATGGTATGCGAATTGATCCTATTTATGGCACAGCCAAGTTTCATGGAGGAATGGATTTCTCGGCTCATCCGGGAACACCTGTATATGCTACCGGGGATGGGGTAGTGGTTAAGATGGGTTGGGAAACAGGATATGGTAATACGATTGAGATTGATCATGGTTTTGGGTATCGTACTATTTATGCTCACTTACGTGATTATCGCACTAAGTTGGGAAAGAAAGTTCTGCGTGGAGAGGTTATTGGCGGAGTAGGAAGTACCGGACGGAGTACCGGTCCGCATCTTCATTATGAGGTTCACGTAAAGGGAAAACGGGTAAATCCGGTGAACTATTATTTCAAAGATTTGAGTGCGGATGATTATCAAAGAATGATCCATATCGCTGCGAATCATGGTAAAGTGTTTGATTAA
- a CDS encoding MerR family transcriptional regulator, which yields MAYNPHKDLKLYYSIGEVAEMFGVNESLLRFWEKEFPQICPKKGGRGTRQYRKEDLETIKLIYHLVKEKGMTLPGARQKLKDNKEATVRNFEIIDRLKNIKEELLAIKKELDQRP from the coding sequence ATGGCTTATAATCCTCATAAAGATTTGAAATTGTATTATTCGATTGGCGAAGTTGCTGAAATGTTTGGCGTTAATGAATCCTTGCTTCGCTTTTGGGAAAAGGAATTTCCTCAGATTTGCCCTAAAAAGGGAGGACGTGGTACACGTCAATATCGTAAGGAAGATTTGGAAACAATTAAGCTGATTTATCATTTGGTAAAAGAGAAAGGAATGACTTTACCGGGTGCTCGACAAAAATTAAAAGATAATAAAGAAGCTACGGTTCGTAATTTTGAGATTATAGATAGACTGAAAAATATTAAGGAAGAATTGCTTGCTATTAAGAAAGAGCTGGATCAGAGGCCTTAA